The proteins below come from a single Demetria terragena DSM 11295 genomic window:
- a CDS encoding purine-cytosine permease family protein encodes MTQQAGIEQHGIDIIPDAERGGEPRSLFAVWVAPNVNYLSIVVGATLIVLGLELWQALLVSVVGSLFSGFCGVVAVSGPPSGTSSQVVSRAMYGIRGNRIAIALNGWFVSVCYIALNWAAASTVGFSLVERMGVETSNPVKIVVILAVAGATTLISVYGQGTILRLYPVLSTVLSAVFAVVVAIIALNSDFGFSQPEPLEGTALWAALTAGLTLVASSPMSYTNSSDFARYLPRSVNPRAVAFWTAWGSFIPSVVLVSAGALGATVVDMGDPQAGLSTIVPSALLVLFLMGVIASTLSNNALTTYSAGLALQSVGVPTSRPVAVLISAACAVSMTTYALLIGNFLETVGSMMSLLVVLVGPIMTVYSIDILMRHNRYDGDALSVVGRRSAFWYSGGVNIAGAIAILVPGGLALLCASTPVYTGPIAQALGGVDLSLAVGILGSAGIYFGLTRWLYGMPLDASRPADLEEEGISV; translated from the coding sequence ATGACCCAGCAAGCAGGTATCGAGCAACACGGAATCGACATCATCCCCGACGCGGAGCGCGGTGGCGAGCCTCGATCGCTCTTCGCTGTATGGGTGGCACCGAACGTCAACTATCTCTCCATTGTGGTGGGCGCGACCTTGATTGTCCTGGGACTCGAACTGTGGCAGGCGTTGCTGGTCAGCGTGGTCGGCAGTCTCTTCTCTGGATTCTGTGGTGTCGTAGCCGTCAGCGGGCCACCATCAGGGACGTCCAGTCAGGTAGTGAGCCGTGCGATGTACGGCATCCGCGGCAACAGGATCGCCATCGCGCTGAATGGCTGGTTCGTGTCGGTCTGCTACATCGCGCTGAACTGGGCAGCCGCCTCGACCGTGGGCTTCAGCCTGGTGGAGCGGATGGGTGTTGAAACATCGAACCCGGTGAAGATCGTCGTCATCCTTGCCGTTGCCGGAGCGACCACCCTGATCTCGGTCTACGGCCAAGGCACGATCCTGCGTCTTTATCCGGTGCTCTCGACAGTGCTTTCCGCAGTCTTTGCCGTGGTGGTCGCGATTATCGCTCTCAACAGCGACTTCGGTTTCAGCCAGCCAGAGCCGCTTGAAGGCACTGCGCTCTGGGCGGCACTCACCGCCGGACTCACGCTCGTGGCGTCGAGCCCGATGTCGTATACGAACAGCTCAGACTTTGCGCGCTATCTTCCCCGGTCGGTGAACCCGCGTGCCGTGGCGTTCTGGACCGCATGGGGGAGCTTCATCCCCAGCGTGGTGTTGGTGAGCGCGGGCGCGCTCGGTGCGACGGTGGTCGATATGGGGGACCCGCAGGCTGGTCTGAGCACGATCGTGCCCTCGGCGCTCTTGGTGCTCTTCCTCATGGGCGTCATCGCCTCAACACTGTCCAACAATGCCCTGACGACCTACAGCGCGGGGCTCGCCCTGCAAAGCGTTGGCGTCCCGACCTCGCGTCCGGTGGCGGTCCTGATCTCCGCCGCTTGCGCGGTCTCGATGACGACGTACGCACTGCTCATCGGGAACTTCCTGGAGACAGTCGGCAGCATGATGTCGCTGCTGGTCGTCCTCGTGGGGCCAATCATGACCGTCTATTCCATCGACATCCTGATGCGGCACAACAGGTATGACGGTGACGCGCTCAGCGTTGTCGGTCGTCGGTCTGCCTTCTGGTACTCCGGGGGAGTCAATATTGCGGGTGCAATAGCGATTCTGGTGCCTGGCGGGTTGGCTCTTTTGTGCGCGTCGACTCCGGTCTACACCGGGCCGATCGCGCAGGCCCTCGGCGGCGTAGACCTTTCGCTGGCGGTGGGGATCCTCGGGTCGGCGGGAATCTACTTCGGCCTCACGCGTTGGCTCTACGGAATGCCGTTGGACGCGTCCAGACCAGCCGATCTCGAAGAAGAAGGAATCTCGGTATGA
- a CDS encoding LacI family DNA-binding transcriptional regulator — MSRRATIHDVATQASVSVTTVSHAFSGRGSVAAATRRRVFEVAERLGYRPDVLVRAAQGERLPIVSLVVRGLPGLREAGDGLDYFIRFSGAAAMTSLETGYALMLVADPSGPHASGSTLATDAFLVTEPVEDDPLITLLEGSGIPYLTVGRVPGGAARAPYVDIETPRLTRLGLDHLVERGARRVAIVVGTARNEWNLQTIRTYTQWARERGQEVIVEARRAYGGERSGLTAGKALMARADPPDAIYALQGPHAVGVLRHLRERRIRVPERVQVVAGVECAPVRDAHIPITTIDLEPEVLAERAIAALLAHLRGTPMPVHRPGVGVLVQRDSSRSLDDDVSA; from the coding sequence GTGAGTCGACGAGCCACGATCCACGACGTCGCAACGCAGGCGAGCGTGTCCGTGACGACGGTGTCACACGCCTTCTCGGGCCGAGGGTCGGTCGCGGCTGCCACCAGGCGTCGTGTCTTTGAGGTGGCCGAACGCCTCGGGTACCGCCCCGACGTCCTCGTACGTGCGGCCCAAGGCGAACGCCTTCCAATCGTCTCCCTCGTCGTTCGAGGGCTACCCGGTCTGCGAGAGGCTGGCGACGGACTTGACTACTTCATCCGGTTCTCCGGCGCTGCGGCGATGACCAGCCTTGAGACGGGTTACGCACTGATGTTGGTCGCCGATCCCTCTGGACCGCACGCCTCCGGCTCGACGCTGGCCACCGATGCCTTCCTGGTGACCGAGCCCGTCGAGGACGACCCGCTAATCACGTTGCTTGAGGGCAGCGGCATTCCCTATCTCACGGTCGGTCGCGTCCCTGGTGGTGCCGCACGGGCGCCGTACGTCGATATCGAGACGCCTCGCCTCACCCGACTTGGCCTCGATCACCTGGTCGAACGCGGCGCTCGACGCGTCGCCATCGTGGTGGGCACCGCACGCAACGAGTGGAATCTGCAAACCATCCGCACCTACACCCAGTGGGCCCGCGAGCGCGGACAGGAGGTCATTGTCGAGGCCCGACGTGCGTACGGCGGCGAACGCAGCGGGCTCACAGCGGGCAAGGCCCTAATGGCACGCGCTGACCCGCCCGATGCGATCTACGCGCTGCAAGGGCCACACGCGGTCGGGGTACTCCGACACCTTCGTGAGCGTCGCATTCGGGTGCCCGAGCGAGTTCAGGTGGTCGCGGGCGTGGAATGCGCTCCCGTACGCGATGCGCACATCCCGATCACGACCATTGATCTCGAGCCGGAAGTTCTCGCCGAGCGCGCCATCGCGGCCCTTCTAGCCCACCTTCGCGGGACACCCATGCCAGTGCACCGCCCTGGCGTAGGTGTGCTGGTTCAGCGCGATAGCTCGAGGAGTCTCGACGACGACGTCTCGGCTTAG
- a CDS encoding GNAT family N-acetyltransferase, protein MNPGDLLAAYDQQLRTVAAESPSALSMTTIGPLRLATYLNGRGRITYRDLGGADRAQVADLVAAAVKHCADDASLNRVEWKTRGHDHAPGLENALTTAGFLADEPESIMIGEAHQLAVDVPLPDGVTLRRIHQERDVREMEEMLSSVFGGPSLADELLMQLEQDPSIELWVAEANGQMVCAGRLEPVEGTCFAGIWGGASLPAWRGQGIYRALTAARARSALAAGKTLINSDSTEFSRPILEQSGLVKVSTTTPYFWSREP, encoded by the coding sequence ATGAACCCCGGTGACCTGTTGGCGGCGTACGACCAGCAATTGCGCACGGTGGCCGCAGAGTCGCCCAGCGCCCTGTCAATGACCACGATTGGCCCATTGCGGCTGGCGACCTATCTGAATGGGCGTGGTCGCATCACGTATCGCGATCTCGGCGGCGCTGACCGCGCGCAAGTCGCGGATCTGGTCGCCGCCGCGGTCAAGCACTGTGCTGACGATGCCTCGCTCAACAGAGTCGAATGGAAGACTCGAGGGCACGACCACGCGCCTGGCCTGGAGAACGCGCTGACCACCGCCGGATTCCTGGCTGACGAGCCGGAGTCGATCATGATCGGTGAGGCGCACCAGTTGGCCGTCGACGTTCCGCTGCCGGATGGGGTGACTCTCCGGAGGATCCACCAGGAGCGCGATGTTCGGGAGATGGAGGAGATGCTGAGTTCAGTCTTCGGGGGACCCTCGCTCGCCGACGAACTCCTGATGCAGCTTGAGCAGGATCCCTCCATTGAGCTTTGGGTAGCGGAGGCAAACGGGCAAATGGTCTGTGCCGGCCGCCTGGAGCCGGTTGAAGGAACATGCTTCGCCGGAATCTGGGGAGGTGCGTCCTTGCCGGCGTGGAGGGGTCAGGGAATCTACCGGGCGCTGACGGCCGCACGGGCACGATCGGCACTTGCCGCTGGCAAGACGCTGATCAACAGCGACTCCACCGAATTCTCCCGGCCCATTTTGGAGCAATCGGGCCTCGTCAAGGTGTCGACCACGACGCCGTACTTCTGGAGCCGCGAGCCCTAA
- a CDS encoding TraR/DksA family transcriptional regulator — protein MDTDAALQALEAKRAEAIERLRGLDASFADIVESARDSNLDDEHDTEGTTIAASRAQVAALASAARLQLEAIDDAMGRLSRGEYAHCAACGEAIDPARLLARPTTSWCLECARARGSRARR, from the coding sequence ATGGATACCGACGCAGCTCTTCAGGCGTTGGAGGCAAAGCGCGCCGAGGCGATCGAGCGGCTACGCGGCCTTGATGCCTCGTTCGCTGACATCGTCGAGTCAGCTCGGGACAGCAATCTTGATGACGAGCATGACACCGAAGGCACCACGATCGCAGCCTCGCGCGCGCAAGTGGCCGCCCTTGCTTCGGCAGCTCGCTTGCAACTAGAGGCGATTGACGACGCGATGGGTCGACTAAGCCGAGGCGAGTACGCACACTGTGCCGCCTGTGGCGAGGCCATCGACCCGGCGCGGCTCCTCGCCCGACCCACGACGTCCTGGTGCCTGGAGTGTGCTCGCGCCCGAGGTTCGCGTGCGCGTCGTTAA
- a CDS encoding putative hydro-lyase, protein MGSTDVASAVWQRCRTGEFTGPTTGLAPGYVQANLAILPRADAFDFLRFCQRNPKPCPIVEVTDVGDPVPHLTSPGADLRTDLPRYRVYRGGELVAEPTDLLDVWRDDLVSFLIGCSFTFEHGLLEAGVPVRHLEAGRNVPMYRTNQRCIPAGRFDGPLVVSMRSIPADLVSRAVTVSATRPDVHGAPISIGSPEALGIADVNHPEWGDPPVVEPGDIPVFWACGVTPQAVALEARPELMITHAPGHMFVTGIATTPSSVEPH, encoded by the coding sequence ATGGGTTCAACTGACGTCGCCAGTGCGGTCTGGCAAAGATGCCGTACTGGCGAATTCACAGGACCAACAACGGGTTTGGCGCCCGGGTACGTTCAGGCCAATCTTGCGATCCTGCCTCGGGCGGATGCGTTTGACTTCCTGCGGTTCTGTCAGCGCAATCCGAAGCCGTGCCCGATTGTTGAGGTGACCGATGTCGGTGACCCCGTGCCGCACCTGACGTCGCCTGGCGCAGATCTGCGCACGGACCTTCCCCGTTACCGGGTCTACCGTGGCGGCGAGTTGGTAGCTGAGCCGACCGACCTGCTCGACGTGTGGCGCGACGACCTCGTCTCATTCCTCATTGGATGCAGCTTCACCTTCGAGCACGGACTGCTTGAGGCCGGAGTACCGGTGCGCCACCTCGAGGCTGGCCGGAACGTGCCGATGTATCGCACGAACCAACGGTGCATACCGGCAGGCCGCTTCGACGGTCCGCTCGTGGTGTCGATGCGGTCGATCCCGGCCGACCTGGTGTCCCGTGCCGTGACCGTGTCGGCGACTCGCCCCGACGTACATGGAGCGCCGATCAGCATTGGCTCACCTGAAGCGCTCGGAATTGCAGACGTGAACCATCCAGAGTGGGGCGACCCGCCCGTGGTGGAGCCTGGTGACATCCCTGTTTTCTGGGCGTGTGGGGTGACTCCGCAAGCCGTGGCTCTTGAGGCGCGACCTGAGTTGATGATCACGCATGCGCCAGGGCACATGTTCGTGACCGGTATCGCGACCACGCCTTCATCAGTCGAGCCACACTGA
- a CDS encoding iron-containing alcohol dehydrogenase has protein sequence MSTITLSRHLRVGGGATAELPELLTTLGAARPLIVTDAYLVSTGLIAKVSESLVAAGFEVAVFDRTVPDPTTDSLDAGVDAVHAHRADLVVGIGGGSPMDTAKALALLAVQGGSMRDYKAPTVNIGPALPVVAVPTTAGSGSEATQFSIITESATDEKMLCAGPAFLPIGAVVDFELTVSMPARLSADTGIDALTHAVEAYVSRKANPFASGMALQGIHAIGKNLRTVYADGTNRDAREAMMLAATQAGIAFSNSSVALVHGMSRPIGGHFHVAHGLSNAMLFPAVTEFSLEMATSRYADCARAYGCATDAEPDEHAAEALVAELRTLNVDLEVPTPLAYGIDRQVWTERLPLMAEQALASGSPGNNPRVPSAEEIVSIYTAIFG, from the coding sequence ATGAGCACAATCACCCTGTCGCGCCATCTCCGGGTCGGTGGAGGAGCGACGGCTGAACTGCCAGAGCTTCTCACGACCCTCGGCGCCGCCCGTCCGCTCATCGTGACCGACGCCTACCTCGTCTCGACTGGACTGATCGCGAAGGTGTCCGAGAGCTTGGTCGCGGCGGGGTTTGAGGTCGCGGTTTTTGACAGAACTGTGCCCGACCCGACGACGGACTCTCTGGATGCTGGCGTCGACGCGGTGCATGCGCATCGCGCCGACCTCGTGGTCGGCATCGGTGGGGGCAGTCCGATGGACACGGCAAAAGCCTTGGCACTGCTGGCAGTTCAGGGTGGAAGCATGCGTGACTACAAGGCGCCAACAGTTAATATCGGCCCGGCCCTTCCTGTTGTCGCGGTGCCGACCACAGCGGGTAGTGGTTCTGAGGCCACCCAGTTCTCCATCATCACCGAGAGCGCTACCGACGAGAAAATGTTGTGCGCTGGCCCGGCATTCTTGCCCATTGGGGCGGTTGTCGATTTCGAGCTCACGGTGTCGATGCCGGCACGGTTGAGCGCTGACACTGGTATTGACGCGCTGACCCACGCAGTGGAGGCCTACGTCTCGCGCAAGGCCAACCCGTTTGCTTCGGGGATGGCACTGCAAGGGATCCACGCGATCGGTAAGAACTTGCGCACGGTCTATGCCGACGGGACCAACCGCGATGCACGCGAAGCCATGATGCTCGCGGCTACTCAAGCGGGAATCGCCTTCTCCAACTCCAGTGTTGCGCTCGTGCACGGAATGAGTCGACCGATTGGCGGCCACTTCCACGTTGCCCACGGGCTATCCAACGCCATGCTGTTTCCGGCCGTCACAGAGTTCTCGCTCGAGATGGCGACCAGCCGCTATGCGGACTGTGCCCGAGCCTATGGATGTGCCACCGACGCGGAACCAGACGAGCACGCAGCCGAGGCTTTGGTGGCCGAACTGCGTACCCTCAACGTCGACCTCGAGGTGCCCACGCCGCTGGCGTACGGCATCGATCGCCAGGTCTGGACCGAACGTCTCCCGCTGATGGCCGAGCAGGCGCTCGCTTCTGGTTCGCCGGGAAACAATCCACGAGTGCCGAGCGCCGAGGAGATCGTATCGATCTACACCGCCATCTTCGGCTAG
- a CDS encoding SDR family oxidoreductase, with protein sequence MSEHTLNGKNVLIAGGAKNLGGLIARQAAEAGANVAIHYNSESSEPAAQETLAAVQAAGGTGVILQGDLTVPATVARVFADAAAAIGTIDIAVNTAGKVLRKPILETTEDEYDSMFDINSKAAYFFIQEAGKNLADGGKIITIVTALLGAFTDGYSTYAGGKSPVEHFTRAAAKEFADRGISVTAVAPGPMDTPFFYGQETPERVEFHKSQGMGNQLTQIEDIAPIVRFLASEGWWVTGQTIFANGGYTTR encoded by the coding sequence ATGTCTGAGCACACGCTCAACGGAAAGAACGTCCTCATCGCGGGCGGCGCAAAGAACCTCGGCGGGCTCATCGCGCGCCAGGCGGCAGAAGCGGGGGCCAATGTCGCGATCCATTACAACTCTGAGTCCAGCGAGCCCGCCGCGCAGGAGACGCTGGCGGCGGTCCAGGCCGCTGGCGGCACAGGTGTGATTCTTCAAGGTGACCTCACGGTTCCTGCCACTGTTGCCCGCGTGTTCGCCGACGCCGCGGCAGCGATCGGCACGATTGATATCGCGGTCAACACGGCAGGCAAGGTGCTGCGCAAGCCGATTCTGGAGACCACCGAAGACGAGTACGACTCGATGTTCGACATCAACTCCAAGGCCGCGTACTTCTTCATCCAGGAGGCCGGAAAGAACCTCGCTGACGGCGGAAAGATCATCACGATCGTGACGGCACTGCTGGGCGCATTCACCGATGGCTACTCCACGTACGCGGGCGGCAAGTCGCCGGTGGAGCACTTCACCCGGGCGGCCGCCAAGGAGTTTGCCGACCGTGGGATCTCGGTCACTGCGGTGGCTCCTGGTCCTATGGACACGCCGTTCTTCTATGGCCAGGAGACGCCCGAGCGCGTTGAATTCCACAAGTCGCAGGGAATGGGAAACCAACTCACCCAGATCGAAGACATCGCTCCCATCGTCCGGTTCCTGGCGTCCGAGGGCTGGTGGGTCACCGGTCAGACGATCTTCGCTAATGGCGGCTACACCACCCGCTGA
- a CDS encoding TetR/AcrR family transcriptional regulator produces MIGEPTSDTRERLIAAAADLIAASPGEDFSLRAVCDAVGVKMPTLYHFFGSKQGLIDAVVEHGFDLYLGEKAAMETSGDPIQDIRSGWDAHVAFGLANPGFYTLMYGKIQPGHSPAAQSRPSDILRGLTARAADQGRLVVTSEQAAAHILVTNIGVTLRQIIMASPDPNLSAAVREGAIAAITGTDRHSAAPVATVIEMAAARPEVLGSTQTQLLIEWLRTLEARDNR; encoded by the coding sequence GTGATAGGAGAGCCGACAAGTGATACACGTGAGCGCCTGATCGCGGCCGCGGCTGACCTGATCGCGGCGTCACCGGGTGAGGACTTCTCCCTGCGCGCAGTCTGCGACGCGGTCGGCGTCAAGATGCCGACGCTCTACCACTTCTTCGGGTCCAAGCAGGGGCTCATCGACGCCGTCGTCGAGCACGGCTTCGACCTCTATCTCGGCGAAAAAGCCGCCATGGAGACCTCCGGCGACCCCATCCAGGACATCCGGTCCGGGTGGGATGCACACGTGGCGTTCGGCCTAGCCAATCCGGGTTTCTACACGCTGATGTACGGCAAGATCCAGCCCGGCCATTCCCCCGCAGCCCAGTCTCGCCCGAGTGACATCCTGCGCGGGTTGACCGCGCGTGCCGCCGACCAGGGTCGCCTCGTGGTGACATCAGAGCAAGCCGCAGCGCACATTCTGGTGACCAACATCGGGGTCACCCTGCGACAGATCATCATGGCCTCACCAGATCCAAACCTGTCAGCGGCAGTTCGTGAGGGTGCCATCGCGGCCATCACCGGGACCGATAGGCACTCCGCGGCGCCGGTGGCGACGGTCATCGAGATGGCGGCGGCCCGCCCCGAGGTCCTGGGCAGCACCCAGACTCAACTCCTGATCGAGTGGCTGAGAACGCTCGAGGCGCGAGACAACCGCTAG
- a CDS encoding NADP-dependent oxidoreductase has product MRAISYDTFGDNDVLHVTDQPVPKVGPGEVRIRVTGAAVNPVDWKLMAGGLDALMDASFPVIPGWDVAGVVDAVGPDTPEFVEGDRVAAYARKQIVSAGTFAEYVTVMADAAAAVPGEVEDDVAAALPLAGLTALRTLETLAVAKGDTVLVHAAAGGVGFLAAQLAVAAGAHVVGTASQANHAKLSAIGVTPVTYGEGVVQRLREIAPDGFDAIADLVGGVLEESLEVLREDGRLASIADPTVQEHGGRWVWVRPDGERLGNLLDEVAAGRLRVEIDRTFPLEQVAQAFEVSQSGSARGKLVIEVA; this is encoded by the coding sequence ATGCGAGCCATTAGCTATGACACATTCGGCGATAACGACGTCCTGCACGTCACCGACCAACCGGTCCCCAAAGTCGGGCCAGGTGAGGTCCGAATCCGGGTCACCGGAGCGGCCGTCAACCCGGTCGACTGGAAGCTCATGGCCGGCGGTTTGGATGCACTCATGGACGCCTCGTTCCCGGTCATTCCGGGCTGGGATGTCGCGGGTGTGGTTGACGCGGTAGGCCCGGACACCCCGGAGTTCGTCGAGGGTGATCGAGTCGCAGCTTATGCGCGCAAGCAGATCGTCTCAGCGGGCACCTTCGCGGAGTACGTCACGGTCATGGCCGACGCGGCTGCCGCCGTGCCGGGCGAGGTTGAGGACGATGTCGCTGCCGCCTTGCCGCTGGCGGGACTCACCGCGTTGCGGACTCTGGAAACCCTTGCCGTCGCGAAGGGTGACACCGTGCTGGTGCACGCAGCGGCTGGCGGTGTGGGTTTCCTCGCTGCCCAGTTGGCGGTTGCCGCTGGCGCACACGTGGTCGGTACGGCGTCCCAGGCAAACCACGCCAAGCTCAGCGCTATTGGCGTGACGCCGGTGACCTACGGCGAGGGTGTCGTGCAGCGCCTGCGTGAGATCGCGCCCGACGGCTTCGACGCGATTGCCGACCTGGTGGGCGGCGTCCTAGAGGAGAGCCTGGAGGTGCTGCGTGAGGATGGTCGCCTAGCGTCCATCGCAGACCCGACGGTGCAGGAGCATGGTGGCCGCTGGGTATGGGTACGCCCCGACGGCGAGCGTCTCGGAAACCTCTTGGACGAGGTTGCGGCTGGTCGGCTGCGGGTCGAGATCGATCGGACGTTCCCGCTTGAGCAGGTGGCGCAGGCGTTCGAGGTGAGCCAATCTGGTTCTGCGCGAGGCAAACTCGTTATTGAAGTGGCCTGA
- a CDS encoding amidohydrolase family protein, translating to MSTVPVRDDAETLVELTGSPARPVLLRGGTVLTQDAALGSLAVGDVLIDEGRVAQVAPCLSVPVDAVVIDASDHIVMPGFVDSHVHAWEGQLRGTAPRLSFPEYMAYTRAGYAPHYAAHDVYTGTLATAIVALDGGITTIIDNAYNNHTPDHGDAAVEAMWDSGIRAVHASGVLGDGANAQHWPRDVLRLRDKYGTSDEGRLTFRLFATEPNADLWRFAKDHDLWVSTEMGSHVPALDALLKQLDDDGLLTHRHAFNHCYGMSDEVWRRVADAGVAVNMCARSDAAFGLGSGFPEVDAALGAGIRPGLSGDNELSYGLSMFTEMQVLLSGHRARSFERQAAAPSAMAPSHLSPEDVLEFATVGGALNAGVGHCLGTLAPGMVADVIMVRTTDVNTAPASHAASTITSFAHAGNVDTVFVGGDVRKFRGQLVGHDLPALRAEIVASRDRLMAAQDVQHDRLAERSVRSK from the coding sequence GTGTCTACGGTGCCGGTGCGGGACGACGCCGAGACGCTGGTCGAGTTGACCGGTTCGCCTGCGCGGCCGGTGCTGCTTCGCGGCGGGACGGTGTTGACTCAGGATGCCGCCCTGGGGAGTCTGGCTGTCGGCGATGTCCTCATCGACGAGGGCAGAGTCGCTCAGGTCGCACCCTGTTTGAGCGTTCCGGTCGACGCGGTGGTGATCGATGCCAGCGATCACATCGTCATGCCAGGTTTTGTGGACTCCCACGTGCATGCCTGGGAAGGGCAACTTCGCGGGACTGCGCCCCGGCTGAGTTTTCCCGAATACATGGCCTACACCCGGGCTGGGTATGCGCCGCACTACGCAGCGCACGATGTCTACACCGGAACGCTGGCGACCGCCATCGTGGCCCTCGACGGTGGCATTACGACCATCATTGACAACGCCTACAACAACCACACCCCAGATCACGGTGATGCCGCTGTCGAGGCCATGTGGGATTCGGGGATCCGCGCGGTCCATGCTTCCGGTGTGCTCGGCGACGGCGCGAACGCGCAACACTGGCCGCGTGACGTGCTTCGGCTGCGCGACAAGTACGGAACCAGCGACGAGGGGCGCCTGACATTTCGGCTCTTCGCCACCGAACCGAACGCTGATCTGTGGCGCTTCGCCAAGGATCACGACCTATGGGTCTCCACCGAGATGGGTAGTCACGTCCCAGCGTTGGACGCCTTACTCAAACAGTTGGACGACGATGGCCTGCTGACGCACCGCCATGCTTTCAACCACTGCTACGGAATGAGTGACGAGGTCTGGCGCCGTGTCGCCGACGCAGGCGTGGCGGTCAACATGTGCGCGCGTTCGGATGCTGCGTTTGGGCTTGGAAGCGGCTTCCCTGAGGTCGACGCCGCCCTCGGCGCAGGCATCCGACCAGGTCTGAGTGGCGACAACGAGTTGAGTTATGGCCTGAGCATGTTCACTGAGATGCAGGTGCTGCTCAGCGGGCATCGGGCCCGGTCCTTCGAACGGCAAGCGGCTGCGCCCTCGGCCATGGCGCCCTCGCATCTCAGTCCGGAGGACGTGCTCGAGTTCGCCACCGTGGGTGGTGCCCTTAATGCTGGCGTCGGGCATTGTCTTGGGACCTTAGCGCCGGGCATGGTGGCCGACGTGATCATGGTGCGGACCACCGACGTGAATACCGCGCCTGCATCCCACGCCGCGTCGACGATCACGTCGTTCGCTCACGCGGGCAACGTCGACACGGTGTTCGTCGGCGGAGACGTTCGAAAGTTCCGCGGCCAGCTGGTGGGCCACGATCTACCTGCGCTGCGCGCAGAGATCGTCGCGTCGCGTGATCGACTGATGGCCGCGCAAGACGTGCAGCATGATCGCCTAGCCGAACGGAGCGTACGTTCGAAGTGA